The Microlunatus antarcticus DNA segment CGAGACCTTCATCATCGTGGCCTTGAGGTGCACCGAGAACAGCACGCCCTCGGCGCGGGCGCGGGCGATCTGCTCGGCCAGGAAGGCGTCGAGCGCGGCGACGTGCATCGCGGTGGCGTCGACGACCTCGCCGGCCCGGACCGCCACCTTGTCCTTGAGGACCGTGGTGGTGCCGTCCTCGCCCACGAGCTCGATCCGCAGGGAGCCGGCCTCGTCGATCACGGCGGAGGTCTCGCTCGAGCGGAAGTCGTCCGCGGCCATGTGCGCGACGTTGGTCTTGCTGGTGGAGGACCAGGCGCCCATCGAGTGCGGGTGCGAGCGGGCGTACTGCTTCACCGAGGCGGGGGCGCGCCGGTCGCTGTTGCCCTCGCGGAGGACGGGGTTGACCGCGCTGCCCATGACCTTGCCGTAGCGGGCGCGGACGTCGCGCTCCTCGTCGGTCGAGGGGGAGTCGGGGTAGTCGGGGAGCGCGAAGCCCTGCGACTGCAGCTCGGCGACCGCGGCCTTGAGCTGGGGGACGGAGGCGGAGACGTTCGGGAGCTTGATGATGTTGGCCTGCGGCGTCTGCGCCAGTCGGCCGAGCTCGCCCAGTGCGTCCGGCAGCTGCTGCTCGGGCGGCAGCCGGTCCGCGAACTGGGCGATGATGCGGCCCGAGAGGGAGATGTCCCGCGTCTCGACCTCCACCCCCGCCTGGGCCGTGAAGGCCTGGATGACGGGCAGCAGGGAGTAGGTCGCCAGCATCGGCGCCTCGTCGGTGTGGGTGTAGATGATCGTCGCGTCGCTCACCCCAAGAACCTATCGCGCGCGTCTGCGCGCACCCCACACCCCCGCAAACCCGCGCGAGCGGTAGGTTGCCGCGCGATCTACCGCAGTAGATGCACCGCAACCTACCGCTCGCGGGCAGGTCAGACGGGTGGGACGAGCTGGGTCACATGGTGGCGGCGCGGCCGATCTGGACGACCTTCCAGCCGGCGTTGCGCCAGGTGGGGGCGTGCAGCTTGAGGCGGCCGTCGATGATGATCTGGGCCTTGACCAGGTGCGACAGCTTCTCCGGGTCGAGCTGGCGGAACTCGGGCCACTCGGTCAGGTGCAGGACCATCTCGGCGCCGAGCATGGCCTGCTCGACGCTGGCGACCTGGGTGAAGCCCTCGCGGGGAGGGAGCCGGGCCTCGGGGTCGTAGATCCGGACGTCGGCACCGGCCTCGTGGAGGCGGTCGGCGACGGTCAGGGCGGGGGAGTTGCGGGTGTCGTCGGTGCCCGGCTTGAAGGCGGCGCCGAGGACGGCGATGCGCTTGCCGGCGACGTCGCCGCCGGCCTGCTCGATCGCGAGGTCGGCGATCTCGTTGCGCTGGCCGGTGTTGATCGCCTCGACCGCGTGGATGAACTCGCTCAGCACGTTGACGCCGAGCTCCTCGGCGCGGACGGCGAGGGCGGCGATGTCCTTGGGCAGGCAACCGCCGCCGAAGCCGAGGCCGGCGTTGAGGAACTCGCGGCCGATGCGCTTGTCGAAGCCGATCGCGTCGGCCAGCAGGACGACGTCACCGCCCGCGGCCTGGCACATCTGCGCCATCGCGTTGATGAAGCTGATCTTGGTGGCGAGGAACGAGTTGGCCGCGACCTTGATCAGCTCGGCGGTCGCGATGTCGCAGCGGACGACCGGGGTCCGGTCGCTGAGCGGCAGGGCGTAGATCTCGGCGAGCACGTCGAGCGCGTGCTGGGAGTGGGTGCCGAAGACCAGCCGGTCGGGATGCAGGGTGTCCTCGACCGCGTACGCCTCGCGCAGGAACTCGGGGTTCCAGGCGACCTCGACGGCGTCGCCGGCGGGGGCGAGCTCGCGGATGCGGGCCTCGAGCTGCATCGCGGTGCCGACCGGGACCGTGGACTTGCCCACGACGAGGCAGGGCTCGGTCAGCAGCGGCGCGAGGCTCTCGATCGCCGAGTAGAGCTGGCGGAGGTCGGCCTTGCCGTTCGGCTGGGACGGGGTGCCGAGGGCGAGGAAGTGGACGTCGGCCCAGTCCGCGATCTCGGTGTAGTCGGTGGTGAAGCGGAGGCGGCCGGTGGAGGTGTGCTTCTCCAGCAGCGGCTCGAGGCCCACCTCGAAGATGTGGGACTGGCCGGCGTTGAGGATCTTGACCTTGTCCTCATCGATGTCGATGCCGACCACCTGGTGGCCGAACTCGGCCATGCCGGCGGCGTGCGTGGCTCCCAGGTAGCTGGTGCCGATGACGCTGACGCGAAGAGTCATGGCGGCATCTTGGCATGCTTAGTACGCCAGAGGGTATTTCCTCAGGCCCCCTCGCGCGGGTGAATGATGTCACCCGGCTCAAGTGGCACCGTTGCCGCCCCCTGTGGTAGCGACTTCACGACGGACCGTGCCGGACGTTCCCGGCGCGCCTGGCCGGTGGTCGATATCCTCGTCGTCCGCCTCCGAAGGAGCACCTGAGTCCCCCGTGGACCATCCGCGATGAACCCCACGCTCGTCAACGCCCTCGTCGTCCTCCTCCTGATCCTGATCAGCGGGGTCTTCGTCGCCGCCGAGATGTCCCTCGTCTCGCTGCGCGACAGCCAGATCAAGCAGATGGCCCACCGGGGCCGCCGTGGCAAGGCCGTCGCCCGGCTGAACGAGAACCCGAACCGGTTCCTGTCCGCCGTGCAGATCGGCGTCACGCTGACCGGCTTCCTGAGCGCGGCCTTCGGCGGGGCGACGCTCGAGGCCGCGGTCTCGCCGCTCCTGATCCGCTGGTTCGGCTGGAGCGAGCAGGTCTCCTCGACGGTGGCGCTGATCGTCATCACGGTGCTCATCGCCTACGTCTCGATCGTGCTCGGGGAGCTGACGGCCAAGCGGCTGGCCCTGCAGAGCACCGAGGCGTACGCGATGGCGCTCGCCCCGATCGTCGACCTGGTGGCCCGGGTGCTCCGGCCGGTCATCTGGCTGCTGGGCGTGTCCACGAACTTCCTGGTGAAGCTGCTCGGCGGCGACCCCGGGGCGGGCCGCGAGGAGGTCAGCGACGAGGAGATCCGGGCGCTGGTCAGCGGCTCGAGCACCCTGGGCGCGGAGGAGCGCCGGATCGTGGACGACGTCTTCGACGCCGGGGAGCGCAGCCTGCGCGAGGTGATGCTGCCGCGCACCGAGGTCGACTTCATCTCCGGCGACATGCCGGCGCACAAGGCCGTCCGGGAGCTGCTCCGCTCCCCGCACTCGCGCTACCCCGTGACGGGGGAGTCGGCTGACGACGTCCTCGGCTTCGTCCACGTGCGCGACCTACTCGACCCCGAGGTCAGCACCCGCAACACCCGCGTGTCCGACCTCGCCCGCCCGGTGCTGCGGATGCCCGACACGGTGCGCGTCCTGCACGCCCTGTCGGAGATGCGGCGCGACCGCTCGCACCTGGCGATCGTGGTCGACGAGTACGGCGGCACCGCCGGCATCGTGACGATGGAGGACCTCGTCGAGGAGCTCGTCGGGGACATCAGCGACGAGTACGACGTCGTCGTGCCGGAGCGTCCCGGCGTGCGCGGCAACCTCACCGTCGACGGCCTGACGACGCTCGAGGACTTCGCCGACCTGACCGGTCTCGAGCTGGCCGAGGGGCCGTACGACACGGTCGCCGGCTTCTTCATGGCCCAGCTCGGCCAGCTGCCCGCCCTCGGTGATTCGGCCGTCGCCGACGGGCGCCCGGTCGGGGACGAGGAGGCCGACCCGGTCAGCCTCTCCCTGCGCGTGAGCGAGCTCGACGGCCGCCGCGCCTCCGCGTTCGTCGTCCACCGCGTCGACGGCAGCGAGCTCACCCCGCCCCCCGAGTAGCCCGCGCCCCGAGTTCGCCGCGCTCCGGGTCCGTCGCCCTTGTCCTCGGGTCCGGTCTCAGGAGTTTCACGTTCACGTGAAACTCTGCTGCTCAGCACGGCAGATCTGGTGCGCAAAGCAGGAGTTTTTCACGTAAACGTGAAACTCCTGGGGCTCGTGGGATGAGCGGCGGGGCGAGCGGGACGGGCGGTCAGAGCTCGATCGCGGGGCTGAGGACCGTACGGCCGGGCGGGTGCAGGGCGAACTTCGCCAGGCCCTTCGGCACCGACTCCAGCACGAACCGACCGTCCTCGTCCGCGTCGACCTCGAGCGTGGCGCCGTCGAGCAGCAGCTCGACCCGCATCGCGGCGCCCGGCGCGATCCATCCGTCGACACGGACCGTGCCGTCGGGGGCGTCGGTCAGCGTGACCATCGTGTCGAGCGTCTCGCTCGTGAAGGTGACCGTCCGGACGGACTCCGTCTCGCCGGCCCGTGAGCCCGAGGGGGCCAGGTCGACGAGCGTCAGCGTCGCGACCTCGGTCTCCAGCGCGTCCAGCGTCAGCGCGAACTCGATCCGGTCGACCAGCCCGTCGGGCACCGGGTCGTGCTGCTGCCACAGGGCGCCGAGCCGTTCGAGCAGGGCGACGTCCTCGGCCGAGACCGGTTCCGCGGCGGCCGCCAGCTCCTCCGGGGTGGCGCCGCCCCCGGGGGTGGACGCGTTCACGCGGCACCCCACTGCGGGTCGGCCGCGAGCGCGAGCCGCAGCTTGGCCAGGCACCGGCCGCGCGTCGGCCCGATGCTGCCCACCGGCATCCCGAGGGCGCGCGCGATCTGGGCGTAGTCCGGCTTCGTCGCGAAGGCGATGACGCGGAGCAGGGTCTGGCAGCGTTCCGGGAGCTGCTGGACGTGGCGCCAGAGGACGTCGTCGGCCTCGGCCCCGGCCACCTGCTCGCCGACCTCGGGCGCGCCGTCGGTCTCGCTCGCCCGCGTGGTCTCGACGTCCTCGGGCCGCACCTTGTCCTGGCCACGCGAGACCCGCCACGCCTCCCGCTTGGCCGAGACCACCAGCCACTGCAGGACCGCGTTCGGCTCGAGGATCGTGTCGCCGTGGCGCACCAGGCTCAGCCAGACCGTCTGCAGCACGTCCTCGGCGGCCGCGGCGTCCAGACGGGTCGCGCGCACGGTGTGCCACAGCAGCGGCGTCAGGGTCCGGACCAGGTCGCCCATCGCCGAGCCGTCGCCGGCCCGGTAGGCGGCGAACATCCGGCCGGCCCGTACGGCGAGGCTGTCCTCGACCGCACCGCCGGTCACCACGACCACGTCCGCACGACAGCCTCCAGCCTTGCGGCTCACGGGCTCCTCGAGCCCGACGGCCCCGACCTGTCCTGATTCATACCGCAGCAGAGGCGCGAGCAACAGTCCCTGATACGTGCCTTCTGTCTCCGCTCCGCTCCGACGCGGCCCAGGCTCTGACCCGATGCCTTCCTCGTCGATCGTGACGACGGAAGAACGTGTCGTCACGCTCTCCTCGTCCAGGCACCGGCGCCTGGTCCGGCGGCGGTCGTCTTCAGGCGCTCGTGCGCGCGGTCCCTCTCACCCCAACCGCTCGTCGACGTAGCACCAACGCCAGTCCTCGCCGGGCTCGAAGCTGCGCATGACCTTGTGCTTCTCGGCGTGGAAGTGCTTGTCGGCGTGGCGGCCGACGGAGGAGTCGCAGCAGCCGACGTTGCCGCAGGCCAGGCAGATCCGCAGGTGCACGGGGGTGGTGCCCTCGCGGACGCAGTCCAGGCAGCGCCCGTCACCGATGGGCTCGACCTCGGTCGGGGCGTCCTCGAGGTGCT contains these protein-coding regions:
- a CDS encoding hemolysin family protein — encoded protein: MNPTLVNALVVLLLILISGVFVAAEMSLVSLRDSQIKQMAHRGRRGKAVARLNENPNRFLSAVQIGVTLTGFLSAAFGGATLEAAVSPLLIRWFGWSEQVSSTVALIVITVLIAYVSIVLGELTAKRLALQSTEAYAMALAPIVDLVARVLRPVIWLLGVSTNFLVKLLGGDPGAGREEVSDEEIRALVSGSSTLGAEERRIVDDVFDAGERSLREVMLPRTEVDFISGDMPAHKAVRELLRSPHSRYPVTGESADDVLGFVHVRDLLDPEVSTRNTRVSDLARPVLRMPDTVRVLHALSEMRRDRSHLAIVVDEYGGTAGIVTMEDLVEELVGDISDEYDVVVPERPGVRGNLTVDGLTTLEDFADLTGLELAEGPYDTVAGFFMAQLGQLPALGDSAVADGRPVGDEEADPVSLSLRVSELDGRRASAFVVHRVDGSELTPPPE
- a CDS encoding RNA polymerase sigma factor, translating into MVVVTGGAVEDSLAVRAGRMFAAYRAGDGSAMGDLVRTLTPLLWHTVRATRLDAAAAEDVLQTVWLSLVRHGDTILEPNAVLQWLVVSAKREAWRVSRGQDKVRPEDVETTRASETDGAPEVGEQVAGAEADDVLWRHVQQLPERCQTLLRVIAFATKPDYAQIARALGMPVGSIGPTRGRCLAKLRLALAADPQWGAA
- a CDS encoding UDP-glucose dehydrogenase family protein, with the translated sequence MTLRVSVIGTSYLGATHAAGMAEFGHQVVGIDIDEDKVKILNAGQSHIFEVGLEPLLEKHTSTGRLRFTTDYTEIADWADVHFLALGTPSQPNGKADLRQLYSAIESLAPLLTEPCLVVGKSTVPVGTAMQLEARIRELAPAGDAVEVAWNPEFLREAYAVEDTLHPDRLVFGTHSQHALDVLAEIYALPLSDRTPVVRCDIATAELIKVAANSFLATKISFINAMAQMCQAAGGDVVLLADAIGFDKRIGREFLNAGLGFGGGCLPKDIAALAVRAEELGVNVLSEFIHAVEAINTGQRNEIADLAIEQAGGDVAGKRIAVLGAAFKPGTDDTRNSPALTVADRLHEAGADVRIYDPEARLPPREGFTQVASVEQAMLGAEMVLHLTEWPEFRQLDPEKLSHLVKAQIIIDGRLKLHAPTWRNAGWKVVQIGRAATM